ATATTAATATGAATATATAGATATTATATAgttcaattataaattaattatattttttatttttaattaattatttctcataaaattttatatttaattgaaattatagtataagtatgactaataattttaaatttatataacctctaaaattaagaattttaaatttatgtaaacattaaaatcaatttaaataataaaaatataattataattaatttaaatgatgaaaagtttttttttttggtaaagtCAATGTTTCTCCTtctcatatttatatataataacaaataatatagataaaaacaataaaaaaataaaccacAGTTAACTAACATTTGACTTTGCGTTTTAGAAGTTCGAAAAGCATTTTtaggaaaaataatattttagatattataaaaatgtttaaaaaatatattttcatattttaatatttttattatgaaaatatattaaatttaaatttaaattaattttcaatattatattattgatatatttaagaatttaaataatattttttaatgcaTAAAAGTTTAGACAAAAGCTTCTCTAATTTAGGGTTATGGCATGCAACCAACTTCATTTAGATATTACAGTAGAATTTTTATATCGCGTTCAAAAGAAATGAATTGGTTATGTACCAATACgatcaattcacttcatattctACTCTTTACAAGCCCTCATTCGAACTTTCATATCTGATCAACACTCTTTAGCATCGATCATCGTCTGGTTATGGAGTCTCCCACACTGAATCCAAAAACTCGAATCTTGAGTCCTCCTGTATCACTTCAAACATTACCCAAACTTACAACTCCAAATATAAAAGTACAGATTTTTTCACGATTTTAACCAAAGTTAGAGGAATTTGTACTTCATGGTGGAGGATGTTTTACTAACGATGAAAAAACAGGTGGGAGGTTGATTAAGGTGTTGATTTCATTTCTTTATGGATCTTTTGGTTCTAAACTTGTATTTCATGCGATGTAATTTTGGGGCGTTTTGgtctaaatttaaataattttgggTTAATAAAGTTTTTAAAAAGGATTTATTTGTCCTTTAAATTATTAAAGGGTTTAAATGAGTTTTAGATTCAGGCTCTGTTCAACAATATTAATTATTCTAGTAGCTATTAGCTGTTTTAGCTGTCAGCTATTTTATTAGTCGCTAACTGTTAGTGGTTAACCGTTTAAAgcataagtgtttggtaaaaatagttcttaaatgtaaaaataatggTATATTTTTTTGACCCTAGTCAATACAGTCCATCAACGTCTAAGAGTTAAGAGATATAACGTTTCATGAATCATTCTCTTAATttctaaatattattataaatactaTACTACCAATGAGGTAATGTTTTAATTAAGATTAATACACTAAGTTGTCGCTGAATGTTAAAAAGGCCTTTTGTCTTTACTTCCTCCATCCGCAAATAATAGTAACATTTGGATTTTTCTCGATAATTAAGAAAATGATTCGATAACctcattttcataaaaaaaatcagTAATTTACTTAATTACCTTTTTATGAAAATCTAAAGAAATTAATATCAATGTAACAAGCAGCTAGTTTAATTAAGAAGGAGGTGATAATATTAGTTATAGAAAATTGTAtaaatatttattgtattttataaagataaaagataaaattaaaaaaaaatagttaatttttcCTTATCTTTTAAATATAATAGATAATTTTAgacaaaataaaaagttaaatgtgACTATTATTTATGAACAGAgagaatattattattattattattattattattattattattatttgggaAATCCGGTCAATAATTATGGGAAATTGAAATCTCATGCATGCACAAGTCAATAACTCATGTGTTTTCTATGGTCTTTCTTTCTCGTTGACGAAAATCATATTTCAAATGTGAGTGAAAGCCATAATTGTTGGTGAAATTCAATGGATTAATATCTTTTCATTtggatttaattgaaatttaaatttaaattttttttatgaaaacatatagaataaaacataatttatatatttaatttcaatatttagaattcaaaatctgtagttaaaaaatatttattttttgtttatttgacttttattatatttaaatttaaaattttataattctgaagataattttaatatcattaaattaaaatttattgataaaaattatattttaatgaatataaaaattgaggttaatcaaatttaaattttatatactaataattttgtaaaaattttaaaatctgaaaaataaaAGATTGCAAAAAATTGTTCATATATATGAAGATTAGAGAGAGACGGGGAGAGGATGGtgatattaacataaaaaataaataaataaatttatgtcTCTTTTGATAAGAAAGGATTTCCAAGAATTGGATCTCCTAGTTGGGCAagatatttatgaaaattaattgtCTTacctacttgaatttttcttaaatttaattattattatttaaatagtagctgaattaatttaaatttatataaaaatgtttttattaacaattttaattttaaaatttaacaatttcataaaatatttaaattatatttatttaaatataatataaaaaaattttgtaattattattattattataaacaagTTTCAACAACGAGTGTTAACACTACAAGCAAATATAATTCGGTTTAAAATAAAACAAACCaatcaaatcgaaccaaattaaaattttgatttgatttgatttataaaaaaaacaaaattaaatatattgtTAAAAGTTACATGATATTAATCCATAATTTCTTAGTCATTAGGTCGCTTAACGATATATTTGGATCTATTAAGATATTTATAATAAGATAAAGTAATATAATAAAAGATCTTCACATTATCGTGTTTTGAATGTTAAAAGTATTATTGAAGAGTCTTATTTCTATTTATGCTTCTAAGTAACCTCATCTTACACTTGGTGAACTCTTGACTATGCCCATTCATAAAAGTAAATAAGATAATAAATTAATTGTGCCTATGTTGTGAAATTACTTTTATTGCTTTGCAGAATGGACATACATTAGAAGAAGttgaattgaaattttttaaGTACTCCATACAGCATTTAATTATACTGTGAACCTAGATTACAATAGCAAGCCAATAATGAAATCTTCATCTCAGTTGAGTTTGAGTGGATCAACCAGGAGGGAGAGGATCTGCCTCTTATTTTCACGATCTTGAACACCAAACCCATCTCCATATTGATAAAGGTTATGCACCACACGAGCCATATTGGTGTTGATATTGACAAGTGACTGCAGCTTAGGTGATTTGGCTATGCATTGTCCGTTTACTTTCTTCCATGACTTGCTTATCATGTCCTTAATGTAGGTCCTAGCTGTCTCCTCTGAAACATTCGTTTCTTTCATATGACACACTATTGATGAAGCAGCATCTCCTCTCTCTTGTTCTGCCTGTTTAATTAATCATAGAATTATAAAATGCATCAtagataattaaaaattaaaaaaaaacattgtgcatatttgcatacaatgatcaaaatatatttattatacaaTGATTGcacttgataattttttttaatttattgattaaaTAAATCCAATCAATTATGTAAGTtattaattatattcaaaacttttaattttggataatttaataataaatttcaaaattgaagaatttttatctaaaattgaaaaaccaattttGATTTTTTACACTTAGATTatcatctctctctttctctctctctctctctgtatgTGTATGTTTGTGTTTTGGGCAATCAAGTTCATTTATTTTggtagaagagagagagagagagggagaaagaagagggagagggagagggacaGAGACAATGagggagagagacagagagagaataatcctatagaaaaaaaaaattagaaaatatgaCATCCCCTGCCACATGGCAATTTATATGTGAAAAATCACAATCTCCaacttaatttttgaattttagataaaaattctttaattttgaaagttattattaaattgtccaaaattaaaagttttgaatGTAATTAACAAAGTAAATGTTTGAATTTATCTAACTAATACGCCTAATcttcacttaaaaaaaaaataataataattacctcTGAAGTTCCTAAATCGTTGCAGAGACGGATTATGAGAGATATGTTATACACCAGTTCTTGATTTTTTCCAAAAAAATCTAGTATGTCTTCTTCTACCTCATTCATTATAGAGAAAAATGAATGAACTGAAAGGACAGTTCCTGATGATGAAATCCAAGCGTTGTTCAAATACTCATGCAAGGATGGCGTATATTCTTTATTATACCATTTTGATTCCACAAGTAATGCTTGACAGAAATCTGCCCACTAAAGAAAATCAAATAGCTTGTGATTAATGAGACCCATCTTAATTAACAAGATGATTAAGAAAGAATTACAGAGTccaagagattaattaattaccgCTTTTTTAAGGTGAGGTTGTGCATGGTTCCACCCATTCTCCCTTTCCATCTCACTTGCAGTTTCATTAACGATACTGTCAAGTACTTGGAAGCATATTTGCATGCATTCTGGCAGCTGTTGAATTATCCTGGAATCCCACCTGAATCAAATtaaaacattaatcaattttgAAGATAATTAACTAATGAAGGTGATTATAATTCAACACTAACCTATTAACAGCACTGGTGAAATGCTCCAGCTCTTCCAGTGAACCATAAATGTCGTAGACATCATCTATGACTAATACCATAACGATGGCTTTAGTAAGCCATTTTCTAAAACAGCTGAAGTGAGGCTCAAATGCAAGTCCCACAGAACACAAGAAGCTCTCCACCAATCGATCCCTTGTGAATTTCAGAGTCTCTGTTAGACCCAAATTCCTCCACCACCTGTAAGTCAAGATAACCAGATGTTATAATTCTATTAACTGTCACGACAGAGATTCTCTTTTTATAAATAGTACTTTAGTTTAAGGTTGCCTTTTCTTTATAAATAATTATCACAAACCTCGAAATCTCCTTTAGATCTTTTTGAAGTGTGGCTTGgacgatgttgaaattgattttaGCCAAATCaatcaataatttatttattttttggtcATTTTCGTACGCGTCGATTTGCCATTTGACATCAAACCATTGCGCTCTCCAATAGTGTGGAAGCTCCAAAGCATGGAACGCACGTGTGAAAATATTGCCTTCTTTGACTGTACAATTATTGATACCCTTGAGAAGTCTGGCTGAGAAAGCTTTTGCATAATCTAAGATAGTTTCACCTTCTACAGCTAGATGTGAGGCCTCATAAACCTCGAGTACTCCTTTAATGTCCTCGCATTGGATTTTCATGGAAGTACCCTTTTCGTCCAAAAATTCTCCAAACACATCTGGGTTTAGCACGATGCAATAGATAATTGACTGTTAGTAAAATATCAAATAactcattcatatatatatatatatatatatatatatatatatatatatatatatataaaatataaattgcatGGATTTTCACCTTGTGAAACTTCGTAGCCATGCTGTCTGAGAAGCCTAAAACTTAAGGCAGCGAAATACAGATTGCCTTCCACGTTGAAGTTGTTGTTCTTCATGGATGATGCTACTGAATCTAGAGCTTCTTTGATTTCATCGTTGAAGTGGCTTGCCAGGCCTAACTTTCTGATACAGTCAACAAGCTCTAATATGGCCTGTAAATCCACTGTTTCAACAAATAAATGCTTAACATCCTGTCTGAGCCTCTCAGCTTGTGCTTTATACTGCTCTTCCTGCAAAAACATCGCGTTTTCTCAAGTTTTAGTCTTAAAATAAAAGGATCTTAGTCATTTTATTTTTTGGTCTTCTGAAGAGGAAATGCATGCTGTGCAAAGTAAAAGCATGCAGAGCCATAATTCTTTATATGCAAATCCTCCTCATAGAATGTGAAGGAAAGAACATAGAATCTCACATCATATTTACTAGAAAGAGACTGCAAGAAATCATATTTCCAAATGTTAGGCTTATAATTGGCAGATCGCCTTTGTTGATCAATAGCAAAGGCTTCAGAATTGGTTTGACATTGCAAAATTTGTCGCCCAACTTCCATAGTTGATGTTGAAAAGAGAATCAAAGGATAATAGAATCTATGATATGTTGAACAATGGCTAAGTGGACTTGGAGACGTAGCTTTGTTCGCAAAGGAAATATATAGACAATGAGGGATACAAAACGACAAAGTAATCAAGCGTGAATGTCAAGCGCGAGCAAATGTGCGCACGGGCAAATGTCTAGCCCATCATATAAAACGTgaaatacattttttttttttttaaataaattcaaCCACCTCCATTTTGTCATTTGACGCAATTGGCCATGTATTCCCCAATATTGTGGACTCATTGCCAGCGCAGCCCCAATAACTCCTTACTAATTTCCTCTCATCAACCTGAGATTTTGGAGGGGACCTACGGCCAAACAAATTGGATTAAGAGACCAACTAATTGTCAAAATTAAAtatgaagaattaaataatatattttttataacatgataattaaattattaattttaatataatttaaataaaaaaataatttacccgTATACATAAAACTTAAAAAATAGACCTTTCTATATAACTAACTAGACATGTAAAATTATTATcatcattattatttttatttatttttatctattatatTTAGAAAAACAAGAAACTTTAGCTATTTtttatattatcttttatttttattaaatttaataaatatttatataaaataattaagtaaaataaaaaaaattgagtcaattactaatatatttttataaaaataaagttaTTCAATTGCTAATATTATTTAATCCCTCCATTCCATTTGAAACATTTTTTTAAGGTTTTTTAtgataattaagaaaatatttaaataattttatttttataaaaaaatattaataattaaataaaatatttttataataaagatGATAAAAaggtaataaatatattaaaaataataataaatatgaataGAATTAGAAAgagaataatatttttttaattcttttaaatgacaaataaaatagaattaaaaatttaaatattacttaaaatgtgagagagagagagagtataaGACTGAAAGATCCAATCAATAATTGTGGGTAATTAAAATGTGTTTCTCGTTCGGCGTATATAGTACTAAACTTTCCATCATCTTTATTACAAGTCATAAGTTTCCTTCATTTGTGTCCATCTCATCAAATCTGTGGTTGACTGATGACGATACCACCAAACTTGAGCCCGTAATTGTTGATGAAGTTCAATGaatttgaattctttttttttttttacgaaaattcataaattttaagtataatttataaattaatttcaatatttggaattcaaaatttataataaaaaaatattttttttcatttatttagctCTGATTgtaatttgaattaaaaatatcaaaattctaAAGAagatttcattattattaaactaaaatttcattGATAAAATATATTGTATTTTGATGAACGTAAGAATTTAGAAATACATTCGAAgtgtatatttatatttataaaaattgtatttgtataaatataaaaatattaaaatttaatgctTCTAATGATTTGTAGAAAAGTAATTCATGAGCACagcatttattattatttataaagtaatttttttataatatttttttttatttaaatatgagagaaaaaatatattttcttctcatctttatttatttttttatttttttttattataggtAGAGTCTAACCAGCAATATAGGCAAAGTCtcccatatatatttttttttttattcaaatcgggttcaattttttaaaaatataaaattttaatgatttttattatgaaaaaaatatatgCAGAGTCTTCCCTATATTTAGGACCTACCCAATTTGTAAAATAGCTCAAAAtgtacttctatatccacaaatcacacatccacaactcaataacATCACATAGCTCTTCCTGGGcctatccaaacagtcaacaatcacaatgtgaaaaattacagtttagtccttataattaacattttttgcaaaaattacccaaatgaactctaaaaattctaaaattttgcctcgcggtccttagcattattactaagctaatgcaaaaagaattataattttctaagctattaagaatattttatagatttttaatcaaattcaagcgctagataattaagaaaaagtaaggtttgggtttacctataccGATTTCGACTCTGgaaacgcgctcgggacatctgacaatggtggggtagccaaaatatcGACCTAATTCCAAGACTTTTCAGTAGTCTGTCTGCCAGACTCGAAATTTACAGATTCGGACAACcgttgaatttccgcgaattgaaggtacccacacgaagcccacaatacaggggttagtatataatttttaaggAATTTTCTAGGCTCATTTAGTGTTCGGAAAAATAATACGAAATTTCGCGGGACCCACTAAAAAatggtgtcaaaaaattttgaaattattattgccgcgaagctcttgatgagtggagcactccggtactctcggttttctcgtgggattcacggtttgcgaaaaaatttagcccaaaagtcgaaatggactAAAAGTTCCcagataaaaattggacaaatcgctcgatggattttgatgttcttggtgtctttggaaagCTCTCAAGGTGTAGATGAGGTTTGGCATAAGACCTAGcctgattggtggccggatcggccgaaatcGGCCCGGGAAGACGAAACGACGCGCGCGCAAGGGGGACTTTGCGCGACGTTTTCCGGCCACCTGGAGCTTCGATAGTGGTGGGGAGGTGGCCTGGAGGTGCGCCGGCGTGTGGGGAAGGTTAGGGCGGTGGCTAGTCAGCGAggggtggagagagagagagagagagagagagagagagagagaaggcgtTGGGAACGTgcggaagagaaaagaaaaagaggaagagggCCGGTCCGATCTGGTCCCGTTCGATTTGGCTGGtctgattcaggatacaaaattttaaatttttactctgccttgggactgaaaatgaggcctaaaaatttcgaaaaaattctagaaaactcagaaaaattcgtagagtctaaatatatttttagttttgccacgtggtctttaaattaatt
The sequence above is a segment of the Hevea brasiliensis isolate MT/VB/25A 57/8 chromosome 11, ASM3005281v1, whole genome shotgun sequence genome. Coding sequences within it:
- the LOC110646158 gene encoding alpha-farnesene synthase-like; this encodes MEVGRQILQCQTNSEAFAIDQQRRSANYKPNIWKYDFLQSLSSKYDEEQYKAQAERLRQDVKHLFVETVDLQAILELVDCIRKLGLASHFNDEIKEALDSVASSMKNNNFNVEGNLYFAALSFRLLRQHGYEVSQDVFGEFLDEKGTSMKIQCEDIKGVLEVYEASHLAVEGETILDYAKAFSARLLKGINNCTVKEGNIFTRAFHALELPHYWRAQWFDVKWQIDAYENDQKINKLLIDLAKINFNIVQATLQKDLKEISRWWRNLGLTETLKFTRDRLVESFLCSVGLAFEPHFSCFRKWLTKAIVMVLVIDDVYDIYGSLEELEHFTSAVNRWDSRIIQQLPECMQICFQVLDSIVNETASEMERENGWNHAQPHLKKAWADFCQALLVESKWYNKEYTPSLHEYLNNAWISSSGTVLSVHSFFSIMNEVEEDILDFFGKNQELVYNISLIIRLCNDLGTSEAEQERGDAASSIVCHMKETNVSEETARTYIKDMISKSWKKVNGQCIAKSPKLQSLVNINTNMARVVHNLYQYGDGFGVQDRENKRQILSLLVDPLKLN